A genomic window from Silene latifolia isolate original U9 population chromosome Y, ASM4854445v1, whole genome shotgun sequence includes:
- the LOC141629617 gene encoding uncharacterized protein LOC141629617 — translation MYRIQGIACPLEIAARDRYADSPFVDDVALVGVPKGCVPPAMTLYDGTTDLLDHVNHYKQEMMVITATGPFKEACMCKEFGSTLSGAALQWFVGLPNKSIANFADLVNEFNQQFVSSRKPEKQTSDLYRIVQGFEESTRDYLNRFNKEKVEIPRCDIATAIQAFRRGLHQDSDLYKYVTM, via the coding sequence ATGTACAGGATACAAGGCATAGCATGTCCATTAGAGATAGCGGCACGAGATCGCTATGcagactcacctttcgtggaCGACGTAGCTCTCGTCGGCGTTCCTAAAGGATGTGTACCACCAGCCATGACTCTCTACGACGGAACCACAGATCTACTTGATCACGTTAACCACTACAAGCAGgaaatgatggtgataaccgcgACCGGACCCTTCAAGGAAGCTTGTATGTGCAAAGAATTCGGATCAACCTTGTCTGGAGCAGCCCTACAGTGGTTCGTCGGCCTACCCAACAAAAGTATAGCCAATTTCGCCGACCTAGTTAATGAATTCAACCAGCAGTTCGTCAGCAGTAGAAAGCCAGAGAAGCAGACCAGCGACCTCTATCGGATAGTGCAAGGATTTGAGGAATCTACTCGTGATTACTTGAAcaggttcaacaaggagaaggtggaaATTCCGAGATGcgatatagcaaccgctatacaagccttccgccgAGGACTGCACCAGGATTCAGATCTGTACAAGTACGTGACCATGTAA
- the LOC141629619 gene encoding uncharacterized protein LOC141629619 — protein sequence MLETLKGMGFSKKNLAKKAVPIVRFSGETKHSLGEIVILTYAGGVNKQVGYLVIDGPSTDNVILGRPWIHEMKAIPSTYHQCLKFPTPWGVQEIRGDQEEAKDCYKVALKSPTIPPT from the coding sequence atgctggaGACACTCAAAGGAATGGGATTCAGTAAAAAAAATCTAGCAAAGAAGGCGGTCCCCATAGTTAGATTCAGTGGCGAAACAAAGCATTCCCTAGGAGAGATTGTCATCCTAACCTATGCTGGTGGAGTTAACAAGCAGGTAGGGTATCTGGTTATTGATGGACCCTCCACTGACAATGTGATCCTTGGTAGGCCTTGGATCCACGAGATGAAGGCAATACCCTCGACGTACCACCAGTGTCTGAAGTTCCCAACGCCATGGGGTGTGCAAGAGATACGTGGAGACCAAGAGGAAGCTAAGGATTGCTATAAAGTGGCTCTAAAATCACCAACCATCCCGCCTACATAG